A genome region from Anopheles stephensi strain Indian chromosome 2, UCI_ANSTEP_V1.0, whole genome shotgun sequence includes the following:
- the LOC118503086 gene encoding uncharacterized protein LOC118503086, translating to MRYQLGWFFLLSCALSTTCQTIGVNRLVCGRRKFRSVYLIHNGIDARVGHWPWHATIFQRKDREEDYSCGATILDEDTILTSAHCVYVANKLIPVNQISVHVGSIRLSDPGDYEQIHKVREVIVYPGFKARRFVHDIALLKLSTNITMTKFVQPVCLWTMDSNQELIVGRNGTVLGFGLTEQDKVSEQLRQATVGVVDTLTCIANDRAAFGTQLTPEMFCAGGQEGVSACNGDSGGGLFLEIEGKWFVRGIVSFIPTHRKTGLCDTSKFTAFTDVAKYMGWIEQYINQNVLVFDTDDYDVDFEEKLPLVDLDRCGVSSTTFLVDKLRWTTPWLGNAVVYPTFYAKCPVTLISEWYAIGIAKCFENVDSELRIRIGDYKDQKNSTCFDRNGTMVCSTPSQTLQIHRIIIHPQYNRKQFTDNIALIELLTPVDTTQPNARPICLPIVKELYTNKTTDISVISFSSSNQSIEGKAMHYVNESYCQAAYSGKGLTLSLKEKRICGVLSAEDRTDCVPIKAGMALQEQVSYGGSERYVLRGLDGFGLTCEIGSVPIAYINLYAYLDWILYNMRDNELDESAAEYTIEAKWKRLQQQEGKEKLRIFDMDSCGESVSEQGNSQLYTYMPWIGSLDRVEDRAAPRLESKVVLISSWYALAPAHVFNSSVSWRSITLGYYERILEFQCLFWKCDPPYQHIEIKQVIIHPDYNGDLNVNNIALIELWEPANLTKPFISPICLPFMQEFQTSTPLEMTLSTSITDTRRVVRLSALNCQARLIHRRHFFFNQEIPACADEYESGVERFVAHPGAALQATLFFAYKKRHFLNGISYLLETTDAGNEKLPYLFTDTTLHLDWILENMNTTHDRKVTVNDGKSVPSRKIRLPLRTALSKATLLNFNTCGIYSNDSSESFTHEPWIGFIEAWDSESKSYQYTKCAVTLISDSYAVGPARCLNHEVEKSFVQLGGYNKYDECNDENCRLQRIPIERIIPHPNDNPANLNNHIALVQLANPADVSKDNVRPICLPVQDEIRSYDVSSMALGAIDSSSKFYVTKTVDDRYIESTECQRRWDGLSVNLAVTQTKLCTLLPEGLDCYGIKLGFPLHTTHELLGRERRFLRGIKTNQPDGCSEYYPIVYTDVDFYLDWILENMNATETPQAL from the exons ATGCGATATCAACTGGGGTGGTTTTTTCTGCTGTCCTGTGCACTCAGCACGACGTGTCAAACGATCGGCGTGAACCGTTTGGTGTGTGGAAGGCGTAAGTTTAGATCCGTTTATCTCATCCATAATGGGATCGATGCAAGAGTCGGACACTGGCCATGGCATGCGACCATCTTTCAACGGAAGGACAGGGAAGAGGATTACAGCTGTGGAGCAACGATTCTGGACGAGGACACGATCCTGACAT CTGCCCACTGTGTCTACGTCGCGAATAAATTGATCCCGGTGAACCAAATCTCCGTGCACGTGGGAAGTATTCGGCTGTCAGATCCAGGCGATTACGAGCAGATCCACAAGGTGCGTGAAGTAATAGTATACCCTGGCTTCAAAGCAAGAAGATTTGTGCACGACATCGCACTGCTCAAGCTCTCGACGAACATTACGATGACAAAGTTCGTTCAACCCGTTTGCCTGTGGACGATGGACAGCAATCAGGAGCTGATCGTGGGTAGGAACGGTACCGTGCTCGGGTTCGGGCTGACAGAGCAGGACAAGGTGTCGGAGCAACTTAGGCAGGCAACGGTTGGCGTGGTGGATACGTTGACCTGCATCGCTAACGATCGGGCAGCATTCGGCACACAGCTTACGCCGGAGATGTTCTGCGCTGGCGGGCAGGAGGGCGTGAGCGCCTGCAATGGTGACAGTGGGGGAGGTTTGTTTTTAGAAATTGAAGGCAAATGGTTCGTACGGGGGATAGTGTCGTTCATTCCAACGCACAGAAAGACCGGTCTGTGTGACACCTCCAAGTTTACCGCCTTTACCGATGTGGCCAAGTACATGGGATGGATCGAGCAGTACATCAATCAGAACGTGCTGGTCTTCGACACGGACGACTATGACGTGGACTTTGAGGAGAAGCTTCCGCTGGTTGATTTGGACAGGTGTGGCGTTAGTTCGACGACGTTTTTGGTTGATAAACTGCGCTGGACCACACCGTGGCTGGGGAATGCCGTTGTGTATCCCACGTTCTATGCGAAGTGTCCCGTTACGCTTATTAGTGAATGGTACGCCATTGGTATAGCAAAATGCTTCGAGAACGTTGACAGCGA GCTTCGTATTCGAATAGGCGACTATAAGGATCAGAAAAATAGCACGTGCTTCGATCGGAACGGAACGATGGTGTGTTCCACGCCATCGCAAACACTACAAATCCATCGGATAATCATCCACCCCCAATACAATAGGAAACAGTTCACGGACAACATAGCACTGATCGAGCTGCTAACACCGGTAGACACTACACAGCCGAACGCGCGACCCATCTGTCTGCCAATCGTAAAGGAACTCTACACGAACAAAACCACCGACATTTCCGTAATCAGCTTTTCGTCCAGcaatcaatcgatcgaagGAAAAGCCATGCACTACGTGAATGAATCGTACTGTCAGGCGGCTTACTCAGGAAAGGGACTTACACTGAGCTTGAAAGAGAAGCGCATCTGTGGAGTACTATCGGCCGAAGATCGGACGGACTGTGTCCCGATCAAGGCGGGTATGGCGTTGCAGGAACAGGTTAGCTACGGTGGAAGCGAACGATACGTTCTTCGTGGACTTGATGGGTTCGGTCTTACCTGCGAGATTGGATCAGTTCCGATCGCGTACATTAATTTGTATGCCTATCTCGATTGGATACTGTACAACATGAGGGACAACGAGCTGGACGAGTCGGCCGCAGAATACACCATAGAGGCAAAGTGGAAGAgactgcagcagcaggaggGTAAGGAGAAGCTGCGCATTTTTGATATGGACTCTTGTGGTGAGAGCGTAAGCGAGCAAGGAAATTCGCAGTTGTATACCTATATGCCTTGGATTGGGTCGCTCGATAGAGTTGAAGATCGAGCGGCACCGCGCTTAGAAAGCAAGGTAGTGCTCATCAGCTCATGGTACGCGTTGGCTCCGGCACATGTTTTCAACAGCAGCGTATCCTG GCGCTCGATTACTTTAGGTTATTATGAACGGATCTTAGAGTTCCAGTGTTTATTCTGGAAATGCGATCCTCCTTATCAGCATATCGAAATCAAACAGGTTATCATACATCCAGACTACAATGGGGATTTGAATGTGAATAACATCGCGTTGATTGAGCTGTGGGAGCCCGCCAACTTGACCAAACCATTCATCAGTCCCATCTGTTTGCCGTTCATGCAAGAGTTCCAAACCAGCACCCCGTTAGAGATGACACTTTCTACCAGCATAACGGACACGCGGAGGGTTGTCCGACTGAGTGCATTAAACTGCCAGGCACGGCTCATCCATCGAAGACACTTTTTCTTCAACCAGGAAATTCCAGCGTGCGCCGATGAGTACGAGAGTGGCGTCGAACGGTTTGTAGCTCATCCAGGCGCTGCACTGCAAGCGACTTTATTTTTCGCATATAAAAAACGACATTTTCTTAACGGTATAAGCTACCTGCTGGAGACTACAGACGCAGGAAATGAAAAGCTACCGTACCTATTCACTGATACTACCCTGCATCTGGACTGGATATTGGAGAACATGAATACCACCCACGATCGTAAAGTCACAGTGAACGATGGGAAATCCGTCCCCAGCCGAAAAATTCGTTTACCACTTCGAACGGCGCTGTCCAAGGCAACACTTTTGAATTTTAACACTTGCGGCATATATTCGAACGATTCTTCGGAGAGCTTTACGCATGAACCATGGATAGGTTTCATCGAAGCGTGGGACTCCGAATCGAAGTCTTACCAGTACACAAAATGCGCCGTAACACTGATCAGTGACTCGTATGCTGTGGGTCCGGCTCGTTGTTTAAACCATGAAGTTGAGAA GTCATTTGTGCAGCTCGGTGGCTACAACAAGTACGATGAGTGTAATGATGAGAATTGTAGATTGCAGAGGATTCCGATCGAGAGGATCATTCCCCATCCGAACGACAATCCCGCCAATCTGAACAACCATATTGCGCTGGTGCAGCTTGCCAATCCAGCCGACGTTTCGAAAGATAACGTAAGGCCCATCTGCTTACCAGTTCAAGACGAGATACGCAGTTACGACGTATCGAGCATGGCCTTGGGTGCTATCGATTCGTCCTCAAAGTTCTACGTTACAAAGACCGTTGATGATCGGTACATCGAGTCGACAGAGTGTCAAAGGCGGTGGGATGGGTTGTCGGTGAATTTAGCCGTAACACAAACGAAACTGTGTACTCTGCTGCCGGAAGGACTCGATTGTTACGGCATAAAACTAGGCTTCCCGCTTCATACGACACACGAATTGTTGGGGAGGGAACGACGCTTTCTACGCGGCATCAAGACAAATCAACCGGATGGATGTAGCGAGTACTATCCCATCGTCTATACTGACGTTGATTTTTATCTGGACTGGATATTGGAGAACATGAATGCGACCGAAACTCCACAGGCTTTATAA
- the LOC118503085 gene encoding transmembrane protease serine 9-like, with protein sequence MYWQLISCLILCSVFCVVSETLGPNRLTCGKRKVKTIHLIHNGIDAKPGHWPWHAAIFHRERGKLQYACGGSIIDEETILTAAHCVFLDSGLIAESRIAVHVGAIHLNEESEFVQQHTVDEVIAHPGYNASRFMNDIALLKLTNNITMTEFVQPVCLWTMDSDQEEIVGKNGTLVGFGLNEKDVVSQVLKQAPIGVVDALTCIKSDRVSYANQLTSEMFCGGGQRGVSACNGDSGGGLFFNVQGKWFVRGVVSFIPFRPRTHLCDPSKFTAFTDVAKYMGWIELYVNARVLLIDTNELEVDYEEKLPLFNLNTCGTTTSDTVDANGKPTPLPWLGIAGKNSRDVKCVVTLVSEWYAVGPASCFQDGGKEMLIRFGGRQEIGEQKCFERAGTTVCTHPTQLRNVQQIIVHPRFTENAIYNDIALIELQTPADITQPNVKPICLPVTPALYTNLTTNLSVMSYSLAEDVYRDQIVNDEDVSECASAYKRAGLPVEEKSLCVTVPEEDLPKCNSIGKGAPLYERAGVDGGERYILRGLDILGITCTGTVSIVNAYLDLYAYLDWMLYNMKHNVVRTAEAEAANTSLAEWIELQQKPGNEKLRLFDMHTCGENVKTGETSAIIPWLGTLKSIENSTNLLESPGQSIVKAHETASLVVLISDRYALAPAHVFSEPTSWRSIILGLTRFNPLQQIECMFQACDAPYQEVQIRNITIHPEYNSRLHVNNLALIELLEPANTTKPYIRPICLPLTEKFRNSTPLELLLPTYIYVEQSTKLSPLDRLNCEERFAQEGYLVSVTDRARCAVLEKDYGEAAAVKSGVPLQTLVQVGEQQRYFLSGINSLKDLVNYHNPFYPYLFTDVNQYLDWILENMKLNDSETPSIDASPSQPVQVNPMPIRSTSRRRLFNFKTCGLYSKGTSRSAIYEAEPWSGFVFAWDPTYNSTSFTRCTAVLISEWYAVGVASCLDPGKKLFVQFGGYIEATGKDCYEHDGTTICRPKTYQVPVEKIIIHPSYSRPSYANDIVLIQLATPADISQAHVKPICLPVLDTVRSYNVSSMNTVAFGNSLGSFVFNKVDSRYINSTECQRRWDGMALKFQIQNTKHCVVNRRDPGERCTGDIFAVPGFALHSTQDLLGTTRYFLRGLLVVEPNLCSTYYPAIYTDVDVYLDWLLENMDERLNTLTRTYNLMEKLLFI encoded by the exons ATGTATTGGCAGCTGATAAGTTGTCTGATATTGTGCAGCGTGTTTTGCGTGGTGTCAGAAACGCTCGGGCCGAATCGATTGACTTGTGGCAAGCGTAAGGTGAAGACCATTCATCTGATTCACAATGGAATCGATGCAAAGCCCGGTCACTGGCCGTGGCATGCGGCCATCTTTCATCGGGAGCGTGGTAAACTGCAGTACGCCTGCGGTGGATCAATCATCGATGAGGAAACCATCCTTACCG CGGCTCACTGCGTCTTCCTTGACAGTGGACTAATCGCCGAGAGTCGGATTGCGGTGCATGTGGGCGCTATTCATCTGAACGAGGAGAGTGAATTCGTGCAGCAACACACCGTGGATGAAGTGATAGCCCATCCAGGATATAATGCGAGCAGATTCATGAACGATATCGCACTGTTGAAGCTGACGAACAATATCACGATGACGGAGTTCGTACAGCCCGTTTGTCTGTGGACGATGGACAGCGATCAGGAGGAGATTGTGGGGAAGAATGGTACGCTGGTCGGGTTCGGGCTGAACGAGAAAGATGTAGTGTCGCAGGTGTTAAAACAGGCCCCGATCGGTGTGGTGGACGCGCTGACATGCATCAAAAGTGATCGCGTATCGTACGCTAATCAACTGACGTCGGAGATGTTTTGCGGTGGAGGACAGCGGGGAGTTAGCGCGTGCAATGGTGACAGTGGCGGTGGCTTATTCTTCAACGTGCAAGGCAAATGGTTTGTGCGGGGCGTCGTATCGTTTATTCCTTTTCGACCGAGAACCCATCTTTGCGATCCCTCCAAGTTTACCGCCTTTACCGATGTGGCCAAGTATATGGGATGGATCGAGCTGTACGTTAACGCGCGTGTGCTATTGATTGACACCAACGAGCTGGAGGTGGATTACGAGGAGAAGCTGCCTTTGTTTAACCTAAACACGTGTGGTACAACAACATCGGACACGGTTGATGCGAATGGCAAACCGACACCCCTACCATGGCTTGGCATAGCAGGAAAGAATTCGCGAGATGTTAAGTGTGTCGTCACGCTCGTAAGCGAATGGTATGCCGTAGGTCCTGCAAGCTGCTTTCAAGATGGTGGTAAAGA GATGCTGATACGGTTTGGAGGACGGCAAGAGATAGGAGAACAGAAATGCTTCGAACGTGCTGGCACGACGGTGTGCACTCATCCAACACAGTTGCGGAATGTTCAGCAAATAATAGTCCATCCGCGATTTACCGAAAATGCTATTTACAACGATATAGCACTGATTGAGCTTCAAACCCCAGCAGACATCACACAGCCAAATGTGAAGCCCATCTGTCTTCCGGTAACGCCGGCCCTGTACACCAACCTGACGACCAACCTGTCGGTGATGTCTTACTCGCTGGCAGAGGATGTTTACCGAGACCAGATCGTGAACGATGAGGATGTGAGTGAATGTGCCAGCGCATACAAACGAGCAGGCCTGCCCGTGGAAGAGAAAAGCCTGTGTGTGACGGTTCCGGAGGAAGATCTTCCCAAATGCAACTCCATAGGTAAAGGTGCACCTCTTTACGAGCGAGCAGGGGTCGATGGTGGCGAGCGGTACATATTGCGAGGGCTAGACATACTTGGCATAACGTGCACGGGGACAGTCAGTATCGTGAACGCCTATCTGGATCTGTACGCTTACCTGGACTGGATGCTGTACAACATGAAGCACAATGTGGTACGCACTGCCGAGGCGGAAGCTGCCAACACCAGCTTAGCAGAGTGGATCGAGCTGCAGCAGAAACCAGGCAACGAAAAGCTCAGGCTGTTCGATATGCACACCTGTGGAGAGAATGTGAAGACTGGTGAAACGAGCGCTATCATTCCCTGGCTAGGTACGCTTAAATCGATCGAGAACTCAACGAATCTGCTAGAGTCCCCGGGTCAGTCGATAGTTAAAGCTCATGAAACAGCAAGCTTAGTAGTGCTGATAAGCGATCGATATGCATTGGCTCCGGCTCACGTGTTTAGTGAGCCGACCTCTTG GCGATCCATTATCCTTGGGCTGACGCGATTCAATCCGCTGCAACAAATCGAATGTATGTTTCAAGCGTGTGATGCTCCTTACCAGGAGGTCCAGATCAGAAACATTACCATCCATCCTGAGTACAACTCAcgtttacacgtaaataaccTCGCACTGATCGAGCTGCTCGAGCCAGCCAACACCACGAAACCGTACATCCGTCCAATCTGCTTGCCGTTGACGGAGAAGTTTCGAAACAGCACGCCATTAGAGTTGCTGCTACCAACCTATATCTATGTCGAGCAGAGCACCAAACTGTCACCGCTGGATCGGCTCAACTGTGAGGAACGATTCGCACAGGAGGGCTATCTTGTATCGGTGACAGATCGGGCACGCTGTGCCGTTCTGGAAAAAGACTACGGGGAAGCGGCAGCGGTGAAATCTGGTGTTCCACTGCAAACCTTGGTGCAGGTTGGCGAGCAGCAGCGCTACTTCCTCAGTGGAATCAACAGTTTGAAGGATCTCGTCAACTACCATAATCCGTTTTATCCGTACCTGTTTACGGACGTTAATCAGTACCTCGATTGGATTCTGGAAAACATGAAGCTCAACGATAGCGAAACTCCATCGATCGATGCATCACCATCGCAGCCGGTTCAGGTGAATCCGATGCCAATACGTAGCACATCGAGAAGAAGACTTTTCAACTTTAAAACCTGCGGCCTGTACTCGAAAGGTACATCGCGGAGTGCAATCTATGAAGCGGAACCGTGGTCAGGATTTGTGTTTGCGTGGGACCCAACGTACAACAGTACTTCGTTCACAAGATGCACTGCGGTGTTGATTAGCGAATGGTACGCCGTTGGTGTGGCGAGCTGTTTAGATCCTGGAAAGAA GTTGTTCGTACAGTTTGGTGGATATATTGAGGCAACCGGAAAGGATTGTTACGAGCACGATGGAACGACTATTTGCAGACCTAAAACGTACCAGGTCCCGGTAGAGAAGATCATCATTCATCCGAGCTATAGCAGACCAAGTTACGCAAACGACATCGTTTTGATACAACTTGCAACACCGGCCGACATTTCGCAAGCGCACGTAAAACCCATCTGCTTGCCAGTACTGGACACGGTTCGCAGCTACAACGTATCCAGTATGAACACAGTAGCTTTCGGTAATTCGCTTGGATCGTTCGTTTTCAACAAGGTGGATAGCAGATACATCAACTCGACCGAATGCCAGCGACGATGGGATGGAATGGCGTTGAAGTTTCAGATCCAGAATACCAAGCATTGCGTCGTAAATCGGCGCGATCCTGGCGAAAGATGCACGGGAGATATATTTGCTGTGCCAGGGTTTGCACTGCACTCGACACAGGACCTGCTGGGGACAACGCGTTACTTTCTTCGCGGTTTGCTGGTTGTTGAGCCGAACCTTTGCAGTACGTACTATCCGGCGATCTATACTGATGTCGACGTTTACTTGGATTGGCTGCTGGAGAACATGGATGAGCGATTAAACACCTTAACACGAACGTACAACTTGATGGAGAAGCTACTGTTCATTTGA